Proteins from a single region of Sneathiella aquimaris:
- a CDS encoding ATP-binding protein, translating into MPLDTQTKKMPKREYRLSFIMAVGLFLIMLALTLGVLGLTYQSSLILLDQKREYQKNLGKVVSDLVFDAQLTGVQNIVNLTAEDAIFQRSRDRADQNAIVPYLRGVFYGQKETDLGFLALLSSDNQVQVSFYNELFPIEEIISKIENRRGNERRWAWVSQVASGTDPIVLVYFKREVLDNLTGRVAGHLVGGFFINSDQELIQSIRNQVGSDFSAVVFRGAILTHSGELPDDIGRHLTQSGVDLTEHGPDVHYLFGSQVLTEKISDSQFHILHGYEISDEASVDQFYLISVGVAVVVILALSIVIATLARKLFLKPIGDLVVYARRAERQESKPQLLQSPIKDFNIVGQNLANVITAFQESEKRFQDFVSVSSDSVWETDAENRYVYVSREANSSQNMDLNNIVGKKRWEIQGVDQEYSDWDDHRQTLARQMPFRNYVFRRIDPNGSIKYWSASGKPRYDQDGTFIGYRGTSRDITSEVEAQKEADKIQDQLRQSQKLEIVGQLTGGVAHDFNNLLSVVLGNLELIEETKLLEGEFAKNLADAIKGAERGALLTHQLLAYSRQQTLNPVVVEAGSVILEMRSLLERALGELVHVKTNLRNDCNVLIDPAELENALLNLAVNARDAMPNGGELLIECFTTSLDEEYTDNIPELKAGEYVCIVVSDTGEGIAEDIKEKILEPFFTTKEVGKGSGLGLSMVFGFVKQSGGHITVYSEVGKGTSIQLYLPRVQMGKQNKKDAKEQLLHEGHGEVVLIVEDNPDVLNLVSKQIGSIGYDHLECSDSGAAIEILKTQSVDLLLSDVILPNGLNGLELILAAKEIRPDLPAVLMSGFTGNAISSKEKLPDGIEILYKPFTKIRLSEALHKALHVNKR; encoded by the coding sequence GTGCCTTTAGATACTCAAACTAAAAAAATGCCAAAACGGGAATACCGGCTGTCTTTTATAATGGCGGTGGGGCTTTTCCTGATTATGCTTGCCCTGACGCTCGGGGTTCTTGGTTTAACGTATCAAAGTTCTCTCATTCTTTTGGACCAGAAACGGGAATATCAGAAAAATCTCGGGAAGGTTGTAAGTGACCTTGTCTTCGATGCGCAACTAACGGGTGTCCAGAATATTGTCAATTTAACAGCTGAGGATGCGATCTTTCAAAGAAGCAGAGATCGTGCCGATCAGAATGCCATTGTGCCATATCTTCGCGGTGTCTTTTATGGGCAAAAAGAAACAGATCTAGGATTTCTCGCGTTACTGTCATCTGACAATCAGGTCCAAGTGTCATTTTATAATGAATTATTTCCGATAGAAGAAATAATTTCAAAAATTGAAAATAGGCGAGGGAACGAACGAAGATGGGCCTGGGTGTCACAAGTGGCCAGTGGCACCGATCCGATCGTTCTTGTATATTTCAAACGCGAAGTTCTGGATAATCTTACAGGACGGGTTGCCGGGCATTTGGTCGGCGGCTTCTTTATAAATAGTGATCAGGAACTTATTCAATCCATAAGGAATCAGGTGGGTTCAGATTTTTCTGCGGTTGTGTTTCGCGGTGCCATCTTAACGCATTCAGGTGAACTGCCTGACGATATCGGAAGACACCTGACGCAAAGCGGTGTCGATTTAACTGAGCATGGTCCGGACGTCCATTATCTTTTTGGATCGCAGGTACTGACGGAGAAAATATCAGACTCTCAATTTCATATTCTTCACGGATACGAGATTTCTGACGAGGCAAGTGTTGATCAATTCTACTTGATATCGGTTGGGGTCGCGGTCGTTGTCATATTGGCATTATCGATTGTGATCGCTACGTTGGCAAGAAAGCTTTTTTTGAAGCCAATCGGGGATCTTGTTGTTTATGCACGCCGGGCTGAACGACAGGAAAGTAAACCGCAACTGCTGCAATCCCCAATTAAGGATTTTAATATCGTCGGGCAGAATTTGGCAAATGTAATTACCGCGTTTCAAGAAAGTGAAAAGCGGTTTCAGGATTTCGTATCTGTGTCGTCGGATTCTGTATGGGAAACGGATGCGGAAAACCGATATGTCTATGTGTCCAGAGAGGCCAATTCCAGCCAGAATATGGATCTGAATAATATCGTTGGGAAAAAACGCTGGGAAATACAGGGTGTTGATCAAGAGTATAGTGATTGGGATGATCATCGACAGACTTTGGCCAGGCAAATGCCCTTCCGAAACTATGTGTTCCGCCGGATTGATCCAAACGGAAGTATTAAATACTGGTCAGCCAGTGGAAAACCCAGATACGATCAAGACGGAACCTTTATCGGTTATCGCGGAACTTCTAGAGATATCACTAGTGAAGTAGAGGCTCAGAAGGAAGCAGATAAAATTCAGGATCAGCTGCGGCAGTCGCAAAAGCTTGAAATTGTTGGACAATTAACGGGCGGTGTTGCTCATGATTTCAATAATTTATTGTCTGTTGTTCTGGGTAATCTTGAACTGATTGAGGAAACCAAGCTTTTAGAGGGCGAATTTGCGAAGAATTTGGCGGATGCGATTAAAGGAGCCGAACGCGGCGCCTTGCTGACCCATCAGCTTCTGGCTTATTCGCGACAACAAACATTGAACCCAGTCGTCGTCGAAGCCGGGTCCGTTATACTTGAAATGCGCAGTTTGTTAGAGCGGGCACTAGGTGAGCTGGTGCACGTGAAAACAAATTTGAGGAATGACTGCAACGTTCTGATTGATCCTGCCGAACTCGAAAATGCTCTTTTGAACCTTGCCGTGAATGCGCGGGACGCGATGCCAAATGGCGGCGAATTGCTAATCGAATGCTTCACAACATCTTTAGATGAAGAATATACTGACAATATACCGGAGCTTAAGGCGGGTGAATATGTCTGTATCGTCGTCAGTGACACAGGTGAGGGGATTGCTGAAGACATTAAGGAAAAAATCCTGGAGCCTTTCTTCACCACCAAAGAGGTCGGGAAGGGAAGTGGGCTTGGATTAAGTATGGTTTTTGGATTTGTAAAACAGTCAGGCGGCCACATTACTGTTTATAGTGAAGTTGGAAAAGGAACCTCAATCCAACTTTATCTTCCGCGTGTTCAAATGGGTAAACAGAACAAAAAAGATGCTAAAGAGCAGCTTTTGCACGAAGGTCACGGTGAGGTGGTACTAATTGTGGAAGATAATCCTGATGTACTGAACCTTGTCTCAAAGCAGATAGGCTCTATTGGATATGATCATCTGGAATGTTCTGATAGTGGTGCGGCCATCGAAATATTGAAAACCCAATCGGTTGATCTTCTTCTCTCTGACGTAATCCTGCCGAACGGATTAAATGGTTTAGAGCTGATTTTAGCCGCAAAAGAAATCCGGCCTGATCTACCGGCTGTCTTGATGTCAGGTTTTACCGGAAATGCTATTTCATCTAAAGAGAAACTGCCGGATGGTATCGAGATATTATATAAGCCGTTCACCAAGATCAGGTTGTCAGAAGCATTGCATAAAGCCCTTCACGTCAACAAGCGATAA
- a CDS encoding substrate-binding domain-containing protein, producing MYLLNKVTLSMVLAMVVCLSFFKYTSAETRFADYWTVEEYQTLYPSEKEKSAAFIERVRQGVVNRGKKITTPIKIGVIYPGLQASDYWRRSVLSMKARLDELFSNVEIISQFTSPDTAIAEQARQLGTFLSNDVDYLVFTLNASRHKKLIRSVLSQNKTKLILQNITTPLKSFGEQQPFQYVGFDHASGTEILAQEYLRRTNFQANYAILFGPRGYVNDMRGGTFLLEMQQHSRMVLADSYYVGFDRLKAHRATLDILDNNPEIDFIFSSSTDIALGVIDGLKERNKLGQVMTNGWGGGDSELEAINRGDLDFTVMRMNDDNGVAMAEAVYLDQIGKNKRIPLVFSGDIILVEKGMSKEQIVELKKRAFRYSN from the coding sequence ATGTATTTACTGAATAAAGTCACGTTGTCGATGGTGTTAGCCATGGTAGTTTGTCTTTCTTTCTTTAAATACACCTCCGCAGAAACCCGGTTTGCGGACTATTGGACTGTCGAAGAATATCAGACGCTTTATCCCTCTGAGAAAGAGAAAAGTGCTGCCTTTATTGAACGGGTTCGACAGGGTGTAGTCAATCGGGGGAAAAAAATTACAACCCCCATAAAAATTGGTGTTATTTATCCCGGCCTTCAAGCATCTGATTATTGGCGCCGAAGTGTCCTTTCTATGAAGGCGCGACTGGATGAATTGTTCTCCAATGTAGAAATTATCTCACAATTCACATCACCAGACACGGCGATAGCAGAGCAGGCCCGGCAATTGGGGACTTTCTTATCGAACGATGTCGATTATCTGGTTTTTACATTAAATGCATCACGCCATAAAAAGCTGATCAGAAGCGTCCTGTCGCAAAACAAGACAAAACTGATTTTACAGAATATTACAACACCGCTTAAATCTTTCGGCGAACAACAGCCGTTTCAATATGTTGGGTTTGATCATGCGTCAGGAACAGAAATTCTGGCGCAGGAATATTTGCGGAGAACCAATTTTCAGGCAAACTACGCAATTCTTTTTGGGCCGCGCGGATATGTGAACGATATGAGGGGCGGAACATTTCTGTTGGAAATGCAGCAGCATAGCCGGATGGTTCTTGCGGATTCATATTATGTTGGTTTTGACCGATTGAAAGCACATAGAGCAACATTGGATATTTTGGATAATAATCCGGAAATCGATTTTATTTTCAGTAGTTCCACAGACATTGCCCTTGGGGTAATTGACGGGTTGAAGGAGAGGAACAAGCTTGGTCAGGTTATGACCAATGGATGGGGTGGGGGAGATAGTGAGCTTGAGGCCATTAATCGAGGTGACCTGGATTTCACGGTCATGCGGATGAATGATGATAATGGTGTCGCAATGGCAGAGGCTGTCTATCTGGATCAAATTGGAAAGAATAAAAGGATCCCGCTTGTTTTTTCAGGAGATATCATTCTTGTTGAAAAAGGCATGTCAAAAGAGCAGATTGTGGAATTGAAAAAACGTGCCTTTAGATACTCAAACTAA